The genomic segment AACCGCTTCGCTTCGGGACTTGCGCCCTCGCTCGGTCTGCGACACATAGGCTTCTGGCACTCCCCTTGCATCCGCAAGTGTCGTGGCCAGTCCCTAACGTCCCGTTGGGACTCAGGGTCAGCCTACGTCGGTTAGTCTAGTTCGTTAGCCGCAATGTTCGAATTTTATTAAGAATAAAAAAATAATAGAAATTTTAATCTTTTTACAATTAACTTCTTTCATAAACAATGATTCTATCTTATATTTTAAAACTTATTCAGAGAATATCAATTTCTTCTCTTATCTTAATTCTCTGTTATTGTAATATAAATTCAAAAAAGCCAAAAAAAGAATTTTTCTTAAATCATACTATTTACTTTGACGAAGGTATTGAAAACAAACAAGAAGTTCTCAGTTTCATTAATAGCATAAAAACAAAAGATTGCACTAATTTTCATAAACTAATTAAACATGATTATGTTTATAATGTTCAGGATGCATCATATTTATTTTTTTTTGACCAGGACAATAATTTCTACCTAGATACTGATAAAACTATTAGTATATGTGATTTTTTATTCGAAGAAAAAGTATATTTCAATGTTATAAAAACTTATGAAGAAAATTTATACAATACACACAATGTGTATACATTAACCCAAATTATGCAAAACACCGAAGAAATAATCGTTCATTTGCATTTAGATACAAACACAAAAAAAACTGAAATGTCAATTACGCTTTATCCTTCCAAAGAAATAATGAAATATCCAATAATTTCAATGCTTTTCATATGCGAATCAAAATCATTTTCAACTTGCTATTTAAGAGAAAGCAATACTGATATGATTCATAAATAATTACATTTGAATAATTTTGCAATTTCTCAAAAATCCATGATACAAATTTCTTAAGTGAAAAACAATGACGAACACTGCGGCTAACAGCACCTTAACGCTTCGCTTCGGCACAAGGCCTCGCTCGGTCTGCGACACATAGGCTTCTGGCACTCCCCTTGCCTGCGCAAGTGTCGTGACCAGTCCCTAACGTCCCGTTCGGGACTCAGGGCCAGCCTACGTCGTTAAGGCTAGTTCGTTATGCGCAACTTTTTATAAATTTTAGTGACTAAACAATACTGTAGAATTGAATAATATCAAACTTATACTAAATTAAAATTCCAATGGATAAATATATTGAAACCTTCGAAACCTGGAACGAAATCGCTAACTTATATCAGGAAAAATTTATGGATTTTTCTCTATATAATGAAACTTATGATTTCTTTTGTGATAGTTTACCAATATCTTCAAAAATTTTAGATCTCGGATGTGGACCAGGAAATATTACAAAATTTCTTTCAAATAAAAGAAATGACTTCGAAATTGAAGGGACCGATATATCTGTAAATATGATTAATTTGGCGAAATTGAATAATCCTTCGTTAAAATTTTTTGTGTCAGATATTAGAAAGTTCAATGTACAAAAAATTAAATACAATGGTATTATTTCTGGTTTTTGCCTACCATATCTTTCTCTTTCTGATATTAGAAACCTCATCCCAAAATTACATAATTCATTGAAAAAAAATGGTATCCTTTACATAAGTTTTGTTCAAGGAAACCCAGATGACTCCGGAATTAAAATTGGAAAAGACGGAAGAAAGCTTTATTTTTTCTATCATGATATAAATGAAATTAAAAATTTACTTGTCGATAGTAAATTCAGAAGTGAAAAATTTTATTCTATAGAATATCAAAATAACGATAATAGTTTTGATACTCATATCATTATTATTTCGAAGAAATTAAATATTTAAACAAAAAAAAGCTGCGCATAACAGCGGGGAAACGCTGCGCTTCGGCACTTCCGGCCTCGCTTGGTCTGCGACACATTCCCTTTCTGTCACTCGCTCGCATACGCAAGCTCCGTGCCAGTCCCTAACGTCCCGTTCCGGGACTCAGGGTCAGGGAACGTCGTCTCCCCTAGTTCGTTATGCGACATTTTAAACTG from the Leptospira ellinghausenii genome contains:
- a CDS encoding class I SAM-dependent methyltransferase, yielding MDFSLYNETYDFFCDSLPISSKILDLGCGPGNITKFLSNKRNDFEIEGTDISVNMINLAKLNNPSLKFFVSDIRKFNVQKIKYNGIISGFCLPYLSLSDIRNLIPKLHNSLKKNGILYISFVQGNPDDSGIKIGKDGRKLYFFYHDINEIKNLLVDSKFRSEKFYSIEYQNNDNSFDTHIIIISKKLNI